In Nyctibius grandis isolate bNycGra1 chromosome 8, bNycGra1.pri, whole genome shotgun sequence, a single window of DNA contains:
- the FOXE3 gene encoding forkhead box protein E3 translates to MNAAGFSCLRGMCTLPAPSPAAAASPGSPGPPRGSPPAVQAPPVKPEPRAGGGSPPPPPPPPPPEEPPPAAGGRRRKRPVQRGKPPYSYIALIAMAIANAAERKLTLGGIYKFITERFPFYRENPKKWQNSIRHNLTLNDCFVKIPREPGHPGKGNYWTLDPAAEDMFDNGSFLRRRKRFKRTDITTYPGYMQNSSAFTPPPAGRPTAPTAPYPNALCSPSYGPQLSSTVFHPYAAGAAPPAQHPRMFSIDSLISGQQALQPSPPTELGHPSLGLPGAELAPTCSAGTSEPPCFQAQPVSPGLLGRAGPNTLAYPYAASPPHLPVAQGSYSPGSPQLYGAPNRLTLPAMRPPACAEHGEQLLGLSASPLGQFGSSNAYMRQPNFPAGLERYM, encoded by the coding sequence ATGAACGCGGCCGGCTTCTCCTGCCTGCGAGGCATGTGCACGCTGCCggcgcccagccccgccgccgcggccagccccggctcccccggGCCGCCCCGAGGGTCCCCCCCCGCCGTCCAGGCGCCGCCGGTGAAGCCGGAGCCACGGGCCGGGGGGGGCAgccctccccccccgccgccgccgccgccccccgagGAGCCACCGCCCGCGGCCGGGGGCCGCCGGAGGAAGCGGCCGGTGCAGCGGGGCAAACCCCCCTACTCCTACATCGCCCTCATCGCCATGGCTATCGCCAACGCCGCCGAGAGGAAGCTCACCTTGGGGGGCATCTACAAGTTCATCACCGAGCGCTTCCCCTTCTACCGGGAGAACCCCAAGAAGTGGCAGAACAGCATCCGCCACAACCTCACCCTCAACGACTGCTTCGTCAAGATCCCCCGGGAGCCCGGCCATCCCGGCAAGGGCAACTACTGGACGCTGGACCCGGCCGCAGAGGACATGTTCGACAACGGGAGCTTCCTGCGCCGGAGGAAGCGCTTCAAGCGCACCGACATCACCACCTACCCCGGCTACATGCAAAACTCCAGCGCCTTcacgcccccccccgccggccgccccaCGGCGCCAACAGCACCCTACCCCAACgccctctgctctcccagctacggcccccagctctccagcaccGTCTTCCACCCCTACGCGGCCGGGGCAGCACCGCCGGCACAACATCCCAGGATGTTCAGCATCGACAGCCTCATCAGCGGGCAGCAGGCCCTCCAGCCCTCACCGCCCACCGAGCTGGGCCACCCATCGCTGGGCTTGCCCGGGGCCGAGCTGGCTCCCACCTGCTCCGCCGGCACCTCCGAGCCTCCCTGCTTCCAGGCGCAGCCCGTCAGCCCCGGCTTGTTGGGCCGAGCTGGCCCCAACACCCTGGCTTACCCCTACGCTGCCTCGCCCCCGCACCTGCCAGTGGCGCAGGGCAGCTACTCACCCGGTAGCCCACAGCTCTACGGGGCTCCCAACAGACTGACCCTGCCAGCCATGCGGCCCCCTGCCTGCGCCGAGCATGGCGAGCAGCTCCTGGGGCTCTCCGCGTCACCCCTCGGACAGTTTGGCTCCAGCAATGCCTACATGAGGCAGCCCAATTTCCCCGCTGGCCTGGAGCGGTACATGTGA